The Parus major isolate Abel chromosome Z, Parus_major1.1, whole genome shotgun sequence genome has a window encoding:
- the LOC117245627 gene encoding A disintegrin and metalloproteinase with thrombospondin motifs 6-like isoform X2, whose product MEIFWKTWTWILSLVMVSSEFHSNNRLSYSSQEEFLSYLEHYQLTIPIRVDQNGAFLSFTVKNPKPSRRRRSTDPYDQELAASKLFFKLSAYGKHFHLNLTLNTDLVSRHFTVEYWGKDGPQWKHDFLDHCHYTGYLQDRHSTTKVALSNCNGLHGVIATEDEEYFIEPLRNITEDSSNYSYENGHPHVIYKKSTMHQQHLYDHSHCGVSDLTRSGKPWWMNDASALPASLPVNDTLSSHSRQKRSVSLERFVETLVVADKMMVGYHGRKDIEHYILSVMNIVAKLYRDSSLGNVVNIIVTRLIVLTEDQPNLEINHHADKSLDSFCKWQKSILSHQSDGNTIPENGIAHHDNAVLITRYGQVLCLFYFL is encoded by the exons ATGGAAATTTTTTGGAAGACGTGGACATGGATTTTGAGCCTAGTCATGGTTTCATCGGAATTTCACAGTAACAACAGGCTTTCATACAGTTCTCAAG AGGAATTCCTGTCTTACCTTGAACACTACCAACTAACAATCCCAATAAGGGTTGATCAAAATGGAGCCTTCCTCAGCTTTACTGTGAAAAATCCTAAACCCTCAAGAAGGAGGAGGAGCACAGACCCTTATGACCAAGAACTGGCAgcatctaaattattttttaaactttctgcCTATGGCAAGCACTTTCATTTAAACCTGACTCTCAACACAGATTTGGTGTCCAGACATTTTACAGTAGAGTACTGGGGGAAAGATGGACCACAATGGAAGCATGATTTCTTAGACCACTGTCATTACACAGGATATTTGCAAGACCGACACAGTACAACTAAAGTGGCCTTAAGCAACTGCAATGGTCTG caTGGAGTCATTGCTACAGAAGACGAAGAGTATTTTATTGAGCCTTTAAGAAATATAACAGAAGATTCTAGTAATTATAGTTACGAGAATGGTCATCCTCATGTTATATACAAAAAATCTACCATGCACCAGCAACACCTCTATGATCACAGTCACTGTGGAGTCTCAG ACCTCACAAGAAGCGGCAAGCCTTGGTGGATGAATGATGCATCTGCTCTTCCAGCTTCACTTCCAGTCAATGACACACTAAGTAGTCATAGTCGTCAGAAGAGATCTGTAAGCCTTGAACGGTTTGTGGAAACGCTGGTAGTAGCAGACAAAATGATGGTGGGATACCATGGTCGCAAAGACATTGAACACTACATTTTGAGTGTAATGAATATT GTTGCCAAACTTTATCGTGATTCCAGTCTAGGAAACGTTGTGAATATTATAGTGACACGTTTGATTGTCCTCACTGAAGATCAG CCAAACTTGGAGATAAACCACCATGCAGACAAGTCCCTCGATAGCTTCTGTAAGTGGCAGAAATCCATTCTCTCCCACCAAAGTGATGGAAACACCATTCCAGAAAATGGGATTGCCCACCATGATAATGCGGTTCTTATTACTAGGTATGGTCAAgtattgtgtttattttatttcttgtag
- the LOC117245627 gene encoding A disintegrin and metalloproteinase with thrombospondin motifs 6-like isoform X1, whose translation MEIFWKTWTWILSLVMVSSEFHSNNRLSYSSQEEFLSYLEHYQLTIPIRVDQNGAFLSFTVKNPKPSRRRRSTDPYDQELAASKLFFKLSAYGKHFHLNLTLNTDLVSRHFTVEYWGKDGPQWKHDFLDHCHYTGYLQDRHSTTKVALSNCNGLHGVIATEDEEYFIEPLRNITEDSSNYSYENGHPHVIYKKSTMHQQHLYDHSHCGVSEDLTRSGKPWWMNDASALPASLPVNDTLSSHSRQKRSVSLERFVETLVVADKMMVGYHGRKDIEHYILSVMNIVAKLYRDSSLGNVVNIIVTRLIVLTEDQPNLEINHHADKSLDSFCKWQKSILSHQSDGNTIPENGIAHHDNAVLITRYGQVLCLFYFL comes from the exons ATGGAAATTTTTTGGAAGACGTGGACATGGATTTTGAGCCTAGTCATGGTTTCATCGGAATTTCACAGTAACAACAGGCTTTCATACAGTTCTCAAG AGGAATTCCTGTCTTACCTTGAACACTACCAACTAACAATCCCAATAAGGGTTGATCAAAATGGAGCCTTCCTCAGCTTTACTGTGAAAAATCCTAAACCCTCAAGAAGGAGGAGGAGCACAGACCCTTATGACCAAGAACTGGCAgcatctaaattattttttaaactttctgcCTATGGCAAGCACTTTCATTTAAACCTGACTCTCAACACAGATTTGGTGTCCAGACATTTTACAGTAGAGTACTGGGGGAAAGATGGACCACAATGGAAGCATGATTTCTTAGACCACTGTCATTACACAGGATATTTGCAAGACCGACACAGTACAACTAAAGTGGCCTTAAGCAACTGCAATGGTCTG caTGGAGTCATTGCTACAGAAGACGAAGAGTATTTTATTGAGCCTTTAAGAAATATAACAGAAGATTCTAGTAATTATAGTTACGAGAATGGTCATCCTCATGTTATATACAAAAAATCTACCATGCACCAGCAACACCTCTATGATCACAGTCACTGTGGAGTCTCAG AAGACCTCACAAGAAGCGGCAAGCCTTGGTGGATGAATGATGCATCTGCTCTTCCAGCTTCACTTCCAGTCAATGACACACTAAGTAGTCATAGTCGTCAGAAGAGATCTGTAAGCCTTGAACGGTTTGTGGAAACGCTGGTAGTAGCAGACAAAATGATGGTGGGATACCATGGTCGCAAAGACATTGAACACTACATTTTGAGTGTAATGAATATT GTTGCCAAACTTTATCGTGATTCCAGTCTAGGAAACGTTGTGAATATTATAGTGACACGTTTGATTGTCCTCACTGAAGATCAG CCAAACTTGGAGATAAACCACCATGCAGACAAGTCCCTCGATAGCTTCTGTAAGTGGCAGAAATCCATTCTCTCCCACCAAAGTGATGGAAACACCATTCCAGAAAATGGGATTGCCCACCATGATAATGCGGTTCTTATTACTAGGTATGGTCAAgtattgtgtttattttatttcttgtag